The genomic window TAATTAAGAAGCTTTAGTTTGCTTGAATCAGTTTTAAATTGGTGTGATAGGTATCGCTCAAATTgttaatgtatttatatttccATGAAAGAGGTAAATGATTATGTTCGCTAAATAAATGAATACTTTTGCAGATGTAAACATGGCAAATATATTTTCAAGCATACCCTCTTGGAAGTATGTTTTTTGTTACaccaaatcaaataaataatattattcacCATCCTTCATCCttcaaaatgtatatttctAATATCACGCCATAATTTGGGGTCCATTGTTCCAATGTAACAGCACAAATGACCGGTAACTGTCAACTCTGAAATCCTAACATTTTATACAATTTAATGAAGCAAAAAATAACTAATCTAAATTCTAACCACTAACTTGTGATTTATAGAACATTTAAATGGCAAAGCAGGCTATAAGTGTGATGAGGAGAGTATCCCTTTGACATTTCTCCAGGTTGAGGCCTAGTCCAACTCGAAAAGCAGATCCCTCTGATTACTCTTTATCCACCTGTTTTCTATCTAGCTCTCTTGATAGACGCCCCCAATCAAAGTAATGCACTAGAGACGCTTCCTGCCTGACATCCATTTGATCTGCTTCCCCTGATAGCAACCCACTTTTTCCTAAATTACCTTGCCAACCAGCTGGTATCAGATTGGCATTCATCCCATTGAAGTGAAAAACATGACCACCCCATTGGAACAACTTAATCCGTTGAATGTATCTGTTTACACTGTGATCACTTTTGGTAATAATGTAATGCTAAAATCTGTTTGTCAGATGCCTAGCCAGGAATTACACTGATGATTATTAGAATGTTTGTATAAATAggcctttatttttttaaataatcgaACAGTCAAAGGCAtgtaaataagaaaaaaatcatGTTGTTATTTTAAATCACTCAGATGATGAATATGTCATAAATCATCATCCTTTATAAATTCATAAATTGTCTTTCATAAAAGTACTTTGaagggattttggtcatttTATTGAAAGTCGAATGTCATTTTTTGTTTCTGAAGTCCCACATGTTTTTGACCCATTTGGATTCATTACATATTGGACAGAGATTAGACAAAGATTGTACAGTTAATAATTATTCTGAACAGTTTTTTCTGCGTTTGAAAAATGTGACTGCAGTAGCTTACATTTTACCATAACCCCCTACATGAATACCAAAATAGTTGCAGTGTGCATTGTTTTACCAACTACTCCAGTGAATGCACAACATCCGGGTGACCGGTTAACATAAATAGCTGTTCTCTACAATAAACAGTCtaacaacattttattttgtggtCAAAAACatggatattttttttgttattattaagcattattatttatgcattattttcttcattttgGATCTGAAATGACAACGTACCCTGTCGTGAGCATGGTCGTGACCATACATCCTGTATACATCCTCTCAGGGCCGACTGCTTCCCGGAAACGAACCTTAATTCTAAAAGAAACATGGCGACTTTGTCTGTTAGCCGGGCACCTCTTGGAGGTTTCAGTTTCGAAAACTGTAAAAGGTAAGGTTGTGATGGATATGAATGTGACATATTATGTGCAATGCAGTTTACATCAGGGACAAGCTCGGAAAAGTATGAATTTAGATTGGGTGTACTTAGGATGAGGCTACTAGCCCGCTACAGCTGGTACGTGCTTGAATGACTAAGGCTTTTAGTCCTGAAAATGCCTTTTTGAAATTAATGTAGACTAATTTAATGTCCGAGAGTGTAACAATtaattagtttagtttagtttttgttATTCAAATATTTTCTCATTGTGGAGAAGTTTGATATTATAAAAATGGTGTTGCCAGTTATGTCCAGTGAGTGAGCATGCTAGGTTAGCTTCTGCTAACGCAATGGACTGAATGAGACGTTCACTGGGGATACAACATCAACACAGTCATGCAATGAAACGTTACTGATTTAATTTTAGTCCATTTATTTAGGAATGAGTGACAAGTTTAGGTGAAACGTTGGGATGGTTCCTTTCGAACTTCACGCATGACATTCGTGGATATTGGCATTTTGGATTTGATTTCACCAGGCCTAAATTAACTATGTTTCAGAGTGATATTCAGGCGCTCTGAAACTCTCTCTTAAACCTTCAAAAGTACAAGATAATATTTTCGTCACTTTGGCATTTTTATTGCATTTTAGTATACATTtgaattgtaaaaaaataaatataagacaACGTGTTTAAATAGCCTAGGATGCATTTACTTGTCCATATTTATACAAATCCTTTTGATAAATTTTTAGAAATGCAGTTTTGGAAGCCGATTCTGCAAAGCTGGGATCCAGCGTACCTGCAGCACGCAAAACTGGTACCACAATCTGTGGTATTGTTTTCAAGGTAAGTGAAACAATCTGGTAAAGAGGAAAACGGGGCATGGTCCAATTAAATGTTTTGCGTTTCTGATCTCTGAATTACTAACCTCACTGTTCCCGTTACCCCATATTTAGCTGTCAAATGTTTGGAACGACAACTtaatatggaagcatatatgtagcaaaattcaaatggcaatgcaattcaataattcattacattatgcaattgacaattcgttatgtaatttaataatgtaatttgtatgcatattaaaatacactttgaatgacgtatttacaaattacattattaaattacataatgaattgtcaattgcataatgtaatgacttattgaattgcaaattgcattgccatttgaattttgctacatatatgcttccataactTAACTCTTTTACAGCTGCTTCCACACATAGTTTTTAACCAAACATCTTCCAGTAATATCAATGTTTCAGTGTATGTTCATTTATTGCTCTACTATACACCAAGTAGTTTCCTCATGGCTACGAATTATCAGGGTGTCAGTTTCTATGAACAAGACGTTTATGAAAAATAAGAACTCAATTAAGATCAACAAATATCTTTAGATGTCATCGATCTACTCAACCCTATAAGCATATCACGGGGCCCTATGTGGGCCCCTGACCTCAATGCCTCAACCCATGTCCCAGCTAACAGGATCTTAGTTTCAGTGGACTCAGAGGGGCAATCAATGATTGATTAAAGGCAGACTTCTGGGAAAGGTATGACATTTAAAAGTCAAAAGAATCAACAACAGGCTCTGCTTTCCCTGTCCGTAACAAAAGTATCTCCAATGTTGAAGAAAAGTAATTGTCTAATATTTTTGTAAATCTTTAACGCTTTTGAAGTAAATTTTTCAATGGACTAAGGTGCTACATAATTGAATACCAAATGTATTTAAAGATGGTGTATATAATTGTCTTTTGAAGGATGGGATTGTCCTTGGGGCAGACACCAGAGCTACTGAAGGAATGATCGTGGCAGACAAGAACTGCTCAAAGATCCACTACATTTCACCCAATATTTAGTGAGTACTGGAGCTTTGAAGCAAGCAGCTTCATTATGTTGGCATGCTGGGTCATCTTACTGTAATATGAACTAATATGCTTCTAAAAAAGAAGCATAATTTCCCCACACTTGTTTACAACATTGTAAAAAGCTATTTAACTAGTCATGATAAACTCTTGGTACTTGATTTTACCCGCTAGTGTACCTGTGGACGGTACTCCCGGTGCATTGAGGTTTGAGTTTTGATTTGGGTTCACTAGAAATCGTAGGTTGTCGACAAGCATGAGATTGTGGTCCTACAAGTCCACGCTTGAAACGTTAATCAATTCATACATTTATAGGTAACATTAATCAATTCATATTTATAGGTCCTTGAGCTTGCAAGTGCCCTTTAAGTGTTGTTTCATTCGTCGGCTTACAGCTTGCACGTCCACTTTCTGCTTGTGGGCTAAACATTGTGATGTAGCTTATTACTCACTTTACTTTGAAATGAGTAAAGACCAATGTAACAAAGTCGCAAATGAGGAGTAGGTGTGTCTTTCATCGTTATAGTTGGGACGTTTGTGAATACATGTAGTGATGCGACTTTTGTTTTGCTTCTGCAGTTGCTGCGGGGCCGGCACGGCTGCGGACACGGAGATGACCACCCAGATCATATCCTCCAACCTAGAGTTGCACGGCCTTTCCACCGGCAGGCTGCCTCGCGTTGCTACAGCTAACCGCATGCTCAAGCAGATGCTTTTCAGGTATGAACCTCTGTAGCTTGGCTTCCGTCTGTATGTAAATGTTTAAATGGCTTTTTAAATTGGAAGTTTTTCGTGGCACAAACTGAAAATGACCTCTGGTGTATCAGTCAGCTGGGGTCAGATTACTGTGCC from Gadus macrocephalus chromosome 4, ASM3116895v1 includes these protein-coding regions:
- the psmb7 gene encoding proteasome subunit beta type-7 isoform X2; its protein translation is MATLSVSRAPLGGFSFENCKRNAVLEADSAKLGSSVPAARKTGTTICGIVFKDGIVLGADTRATEGMIVADKNCSKIHYISPNIYCCGAGTAADTEMTTQIISSNLELHGLSTGRLPRVATANRMLKQMLFRYQGYIGAALVLGGVDCMGPHLYSIYPHGSTDKLPYVTMGSGSLAAMAVFEDRYKPDMEVEEAKRLVRDAIAGGIFNDLGSGSNIDLCVITKGNVDYIRPHDEANKKGVRVNELETLCQ